Proteins from one Cryptomeria japonica chromosome 4, Sugi_1.0, whole genome shotgun sequence genomic window:
- the LOC131033125 gene encoding N6-adenosine-methyltransferase MT-A70-like — translation MAKVDVQIEGNEELIFLKERAQKLIERIEDRCAVQDELVCALDNLVPNLASTLDLSLKVISAFKGEDQNKRARPRKRHHGGSGSHSRDSSSAKALFTVGGPSHSDDRNGFSRVDLVSGTDETDIRSRLLRLDDGEKGGDSFREGGNEGNALHPRGLNIVKVMVAAILLERTPFVPLDSAAILRKLENGYCTPAEKNILIELGGEFGAIAAVEKALKAFADENTGVELEDFAVSGRNRIMILGVDQNRLAKEFPEAAQLLSTKTIDNSNGMGVVPAPGTSGGMELGRVQPGMSPGIPRPDMWPGSGEPHPQGVPGMPVAGPPMFPGGNPMSMMGPRGGPRPMGMMGMPGPAGISAQGMGFSGLPPIQKPPMVQSPGLVPPTSSKQRTEEDDMKDIEALLKKKSFREMQKSKTGEELYDLIHRPTARETALAAKFKSKGGTQLKEYCKALTKEDCRRQRCSIIACEKVHFRRIIALHTDISLGDCSFLDTCRHMKTCKYVHYELDPTPDAGIMMGITSIQPQKPLRAEYCSEVELGEPQWINCDIRNFRMDILGQFGVIMADPPWDIHMELPYGTMADDEMRNLNVPSLQTDGLIFLWVTGRAMELGRDCLELWGYRRVEEIIWVKTNQLQRIIRTGRTGHWLNHSKEHCLVGIKGNPLVNRNIDTDVIVSEVRETSRKPDEMYPMLERISPRTRKLELFARMHNTHAGWMSLGNQLNGVRLVDEGLRARFKAAYPDVDVQPLSPPRASVSDGEASAQTKSRFTDAKVAPEDMPMASVENYASEEKLVAKDIEMTT, via the exons ATGGCAAAAGTAGACGTGCAAATTGAAGGAAACGAGGAACTGATATTTCTGAAGGAGAGGGCCCAGAAGTTAATAGAGCGCATTGAGGATAGGTGTGCTGTCCAGGATGAGCTTGTCTGTGCACTGGACAATCTTGTACCTAACCTTGCAAGCACTTTGGACCTTTCTTTAAAGGTAATTTCTGCCTTTAAGGGAGAAGATCAAAATAAGAGGGCAAGGCCACGGAAGCGTCATCATGGAGGTTCTGGTTCACACTCAAGAGATTCATCTAGTGCCAAAGCTTTATTTACAGTTGGTGGTCCCTCTCATTCTGATGATAGAAATGGTTTCTCAAGAGTGGATCTTGTGAGTGGTACTGATGAAACAGACATTAGATCCCGGTTGCTTAGGCTGGATGATGGTGAGAAGGGAGGTGATTCGTTCAGAGAAGGAGGCAATGAGGGCAATGCTTTGCATCCTAGAGGTCTTAATATTGTTAAAGTTATGGTTGCTGCAATTTTACTTGAGCGCACACCATTTGTGCCCCTTGATTCTGCTGCAATCCTCAGGAAATTAGAAAATGGATATTGCACTCCTGCTGAGAAGAATATCCTGATTGAACTGGGCGGAGAATTTGGGGCTATTGCAGCTGTGGAAAAGGCTTTGAAAGCTTTTGCAGATGAAAATACAGGAGTAGAGTTGGAAGATTTTGCAGTTAGTGGTAGAAATAGGATAATGATATTGGGAGTTGACCAAAACCGATTAGCAAAGGAATTTCCTGAAGCGGCACAGCTTCTGAGTACTAAAACTATTGATAATTCAAATGGCATGGGTGTTGTTCCAGCACCTGGAACTTCTGGAGGAATGGAGTTAGGAAGAGTACAGCCTGGTATGAGTCCAGGCATTCCAAGGCCAGATATGTGGCCGGGATCTGGAGAACCTCACCCACAAGGTGTTCCAGGCATGCCAGTTGCAGGACCACCGATGTTTCCAGGGGGCAATCCTATGTCAATGATGGGGCCAAGAGGTGGACCGAGACCCATGGGTATGATGGGAATGCCTGGACCTGCTGGAATATCTGCACAAGGGATGGGATTTAGTGGTCTTCCTCCTATTCAGAAGCCACCCATGGTGCAGTCACCTGGTTTAGTCCCTCCCacatcatcaaaacaaaggacagaGGAAGATGACATGAAGGATATTGAAGCATTGCTTAAGAAGAAGTCATTCAGGGAGATGCAAAAATCAAAAACTGGGGAAGAACTTTATGATCTTATTCATCGTCCAACTGCAAGAGAAACTGCCCTTGCTGCAAAG TTCAAATCAAAAGGAGGCACACAGCTGAAAGAGTACTGTAAGGCTTTAACAAAAGAAGACTGCAGAAGACAAAGATGCTCCATTATTGCATGTGAGAAG GTTCACTTCAGGCGGATTATTGCCTTACACACTGATATTAGTTTGGGTGATTGCTCATTTCTAGACACTTGTAGACACATGAAG ACGTGCAAGTATGTGCACTATGAGCTGGATCCAACTCCAGATGCTGGTATTATGATGGGTATTACTAGTattcaaccacaaaaaccattACGTGCAGAATATTGTTCAGAAGTTGAACTTGGGGAACCACAGTGGATCAACTGTGATATACGCAATTTCAGAATGGATATTTTGGGCCAGTTTGGAGTTATTATGGCAGATCCACCATGGGATATTCATATGGAGTTACCATATGGTACTATGGCTGATGATGAGATGAGGAATTTGAATGTACCTAGCTTGCAGACTGACGGTCTTATCTTCCTTTGGGTCACTGGACGTGCAATGGAACTTGGACGAGATTG TCTTGAGCTATGGGGTTATCGCCGTGTTGAAGAGATCATTTGGGTAAAGACAAATCAACTTCAGAGAATCATTAGAACAGGGAGAACTGGCCACTGGTTGAATCATAGTAAAGAACATTGTCTTGTTGGTATCAAGGGAAATCCATTAGTGAACCGTAACATTGACACAGATGTTATTGTTTCTGAGGTTCGTGAGACAAGCCGAAAGCCAGATGAG ATGTATCCAATGCTAGAAAGAATAAGTCCTCGTACTCGAAAGCTTGAACTGTTTGCACGGATGCATAACACTCATGCAGG GTGGATGTCACTTGGTAATCAATTGAATGGTGTGAGGTTAGTTGATGAAGGATTGAGGGCAAGATTTAAAGCCGCCTATCCTGATGTGGATGTGCAACCTCTATCTCCTCCAAGGGCTTCTGTCTCAGATGGAGAGGCAAGTGCACAAACAAAGAGCCGGTTTACTGATGCAAAGGTTGCACCTGAAGACATGCCTATGGCAAGTGTGGAAAATTATGCATCAGAGGAAAAGCTCGTAGCTAAAGATATTGAAATGACGACTTAA